A DNA window from Variovorax sp. J2L1-78 contains the following coding sequences:
- a CDS encoding nitroreductase produces the protein MNRMSDAPIGNDQDLQRAVDWAITTRRSVRAFQTKDVTDAQISDILQVASYAASGMNTQPWHVHVVRGESKERLSQRITEIDADPAQTAELREPYDYYPVTWTSPFVERRRKVGWDLYGLLGIEKGDKQRMHAQHGRNYRFFDAPIGLFFTVSRAMEQGSLIDYGMFLQSVMVAARARGLDTCPQVAFTKFHRVIAEELGIPDDQMLVCGMSLGYADMSRAENTLATEREPVASFTTFHQNQRVEQR, from the coding sequence ATGAATCGAATGTCCGACGCACCGATCGGAAACGACCAGGATCTGCAACGCGCAGTGGACTGGGCCATCACGACACGCCGCAGCGTACGGGCCTTTCAGACCAAGGACGTCACGGACGCGCAGATCAGCGACATCCTGCAGGTCGCGTCGTACGCCGCATCGGGAATGAACACCCAGCCCTGGCATGTACACGTCGTGCGCGGCGAGTCCAAGGAACGGCTCAGCCAGCGCATCACCGAGATCGACGCCGACCCGGCGCAGACGGCAGAGCTGCGCGAGCCCTACGACTACTACCCGGTGACATGGACGTCGCCCTTCGTGGAACGGCGCAGGAAGGTCGGCTGGGACCTGTACGGCCTCCTGGGCATCGAGAAAGGCGACAAGCAGCGCATGCACGCGCAGCATGGGCGCAACTACCGGTTCTTCGATGCGCCCATCGGTCTTTTCTTCACGGTCAGCCGCGCGATGGAACAGGGCAGCCTGATCGACTACGGCATGTTCCTTCAGAGCGTCATGGTCGCCGCACGCGCCCGGGGGCTCGACACCTGCCCGCAGGTCGCGTTCACCAAATTCCATCGCGTCATCGCCGAAGAACTCGGGATCCCCGACGACCAGATGCTGGTCTGCGGCATGAGCCTCGGCTACGCCGACATGTCGCGCGCCGAAAACACCCTGGCGACGGAACGCGAACCGGTCGCGAGCTTCACCACCTTCCATCAGAATCAACGTGTGGAGCAGCGCTGA